In one window of Campylobacter hepaticus DNA:
- a CDS encoding branched-chain amino acid ABC transporter permease, with protein sequence MDLILFLQQLVNGLSLGSMYALIAVGYTMVYGVLRLINFAHGDIMMVGAYAAFFCMSTLNILFLGALSLAMIFSICIGIAIDKIAYKPLRQAPRISLLITAIGISFFLQNTFNMLFTSTPKTFIPPSYFEKSINLGGVITTYGSLIVPVLTFIILMILLWILYKSKYGIAIRALAFDIQTVNLMGIDANRIIAIVFALGSALAAVGGVFWAANYYLVEPTMGTLIGLKAFAAAVLGGIGSIAGAVLGGFIIGLSEVVVVAFFPDLSGFKDAFAFIFLVFILLFRPTGILGINFEKSRF encoded by the coding sequence ATGGATTTGATTTTATTTTTGCAACAACTGGTTAATGGATTGAGTTTAGGGAGTATGTATGCCCTCATTGCTGTTGGTTATACTATGGTTTATGGGGTATTAAGATTAATAAATTTTGCTCATGGTGATATTATGATGGTTGGTGCTTATGCAGCTTTTTTTTGTATGAGTACCTTAAATATCCTTTTTTTAGGTGCTTTATCTTTAGCTATGATTTTTTCTATTTGTATAGGTATTGCTATAGATAAGATTGCTTATAAGCCTTTAAGACAAGCACCTAGAATTTCTTTGTTGATTACAGCTATTGGTATTAGTTTTTTCTTGCAAAATACATTTAATATGCTTTTTACTTCAACTCCTAAAACTTTTATACCGCCTAGTTATTTTGAAAAAAGTATTAATTTAGGTGGAGTTATAACAACTTATGGTTCTTTAATAGTGCCTGTACTTACTTTTATTATTTTAATGATATTGTTATGGATTTTATATAAAAGTAAATATGGTATTGCTATTCGTGCTTTGGCTTTTGATATACAAACGGTTAATTTAATGGGAATTGATGCTAATCGTATTATTGCTATAGTTTTTGCTTTAGGTTCAGCTTTGGCTGCAGTTGGAGGCGTTTTTTGGGCTGCAAATTATTACTTAGTAGAACCTACTATGGGAACTTTAATTGGATTAAAAGCTTTTGCTGCAGCAGTTTTAGGAGGTATTGGTTCTATAGCAGGTGCAGTTTTAGGTGGATTTATTATAGGATTGAGTGAAGTTGTTGTTGTAGCTTTTTTTCCAGATTTATCAGGTTTTAAAGATGCTTTTGCTTTTATATTTTTAGTTTTTATATTACTGTTTAGACCAACTGGTATTTTGGGTATAAATTTTGAAAAGAGTAGGTTTTGA
- a CDS encoding YqhA family protein — protein sequence MLEKIFEALLVRSRIVTILPVIFGLIGSFVLFLIASYDVLKVIFYTSNYFFNINSSVDLHEDVVALIIGAVDLYLMALVLFIFSFGVYELFISEIEEFKHTKQSKVLEVHSLDQLKDKLAKVIIMVLVVNFFQRVLQMKFTTPVDMSFLAGSILALCIGLYFLHKGGH from the coding sequence ATGTTAGAAAAAATATTTGAAGCTTTGCTTGTTAGAAGCCGTATTGTTACAATTTTACCCGTAATTTTTGGTTTGATTGGATCTTTTGTTTTGTTCTTGATTGCAAGCTATGATGTTTTAAAAGTTATATTTTATACTAGTAATTATTTTTTTAATATTAACTCAAGTGTTGATTTACATGAAGATGTTGTAGCTTTAATCATAGGAGCTGTTGATCTTTATTTAATGGCTTTAGTTTTATTTATTTTTTCTTTCGGTGTTTATGAACTTTTTATTAGTGAGATAGAAGAATTTAAGCATACTAAACAAAGTAAGGTTTTGGAAGTTCATAGTTTAGACCAATTAAAAGATAAACTTGCTAAAGTGATTATCATGGTTTTAGTAGTCAATTTTTTTCAAAGGGTTTTGCAAATGAAATTTACGACCCCTGTAGATATGTCTTTTTTAGCTGGATCTATTTTAGCGCTTTGTATAGGGCTTTATTTTTTACATAAGGGTGGTCACTAG
- a CDS encoding sigma-54-dependent transcriptional regulator: MNLVIVEDDINMRKSLEIALSEYEEFNIKSYKSATEALKKIDENTDLIITDINMPGIDGIEFVKACENKYDFIIMTGNATLNRAIEAIRLGVKDFLTKPFDINTLVEAIKRAKIIQEKTANKKNKKKEKEDNKSFFANSPGLEKILNLSQKVSKTDASVMFFGESGVGKEVFSRYIHAHSKRANKPFVAINMAAIPANLIESELFGFEKGAFTDANTTKIGLFEMAHEGTLFLDEIGEMPYEIQAKLLRVLQEKEITRLGSTKGIKIDVRIVSATNANLDEKIKKGEFRSDLYYRLNTIPIHIPPLRERKEEILGIAQKVLENTCKEYDFEEKFLNEDAKNALLEYDFPGNIRELISVVQRACILSQACEISKEDLFLEARSVKKDIKNLEKELICEILSSVNYDKIQACEILGMDIKILNQKIKKYQIKE; encoded by the coding sequence GAATTTAATATTAAATCTTATAAATCAGCTACCGAAGCTTTAAAAAAAATAGATGAAAATACAGATTTAATTATCACAGATATTAATATGCCAGGTATTGATGGTATAGAATTTGTTAAAGCTTGTGAAAATAAATATGATTTTATTATTATGACAGGTAATGCTACATTAAACCGTGCTATTGAGGCAATTCGTTTAGGGGTGAAAGACTTTTTAACTAAGCCTTTTGATATTAATACTTTGGTTGAAGCTATTAAAAGAGCTAAAATTATACAAGAAAAAACAGCTAATAAAAAAAATAAAAAAAAGGAAAAAGAAGATAATAAATCTTTTTTTGCGAATTCTCCTGGCTTGGAAAAAATTTTAAATTTGAGTCAAAAAGTTTCTAAAACAGATGCTTCTGTTATGTTTTTTGGAGAAAGTGGTGTAGGAAAAGAAGTTTTTTCACGTTATATTCATGCACATTCTAAACGTGCTAATAAACCTTTTGTTGCTATTAATATGGCAGCTATTCCTGCAAATTTAATAGAAAGTGAATTATTTGGTTTTGAAAAAGGTGCTTTTACTGATGCTAATACGACTAAAATAGGTCTTTTTGAAATGGCGCATGAAGGGACTTTGTTTTTAGATGAAATTGGTGAAATGCCTTATGAAATTCAAGCAAAACTTTTAAGAGTCTTGCAAGAAAAAGAAATTACAAGACTTGGAAGCACAAAAGGTATTAAAATAGATGTGAGAATTGTAAGTGCTACAAATGCTAATTTGGATGAAAAAATTAAAAAAGGTGAGTTTCGTTCAGATTTGTATTATCGTTTAAATACTATTCCTATTCATATACCTCCTTTAAGAGAGCGCAAGGAAGAAATTTTAGGTATAGCTCAAAAAGTTTTAGAGAATACTTGTAAAGAATACGACTTTGAAGAAAAATTTTTAAATGAGGATGCTAAAAATGCTTTACTTGAATATGATTTTCCAGGAAATATTAGAGAATTGATTTCTGTGGTGCAAAGAGCTTGCATTTTAAGTCAAGCTTGTGAAATTTCCAAAGAAGATTTATTTTTAGAGGCTAGAAGTGTTAAAAAAGATATTAAAAATTTGGAAAAAGAATTAATTTGTGAAATATTATCAAGTGTAAATTATGATAAAATTCAAGCTTGTGAAATTTTAGGTATGGATATAAAAATTTTAAATCAAAAAATAAAGAAATATCAAATAAAGGAATAA
- a CDS encoding c-type cytochrome: MFIRCFFITSILIVALFGINLKSLFTYTFDANKQYDIQKAQTIYFKNKCNTCHGDKGEKSLAGSRVLQDMSAQDIKAALISYTLDSSTSTRSSQMAFYARKLSHDDMDYIIAYIKGENFALDLQVQDLLEEEPAQKTKHNTFLK, from the coding sequence ATGTTTATACGTTGTTTTTTTATCACTTCAATTTTAATTGTTGCACTTTTTGGTATCAATTTAAAATCATTGTTTACCTATACTTTTGATGCAAATAAACAATATGATATACAAAAAGCACAAACTATATATTTTAAAAATAAATGCAATACTTGTCATGGTGATAAGGGTGAAAAAAGTCTTGCAGGATCTAGAGTTTTGCAAGATATGTCTGCTCAAGATATTAAAGCAGCTTTAATATCTTATACTCTTGATAGTAGTACTTCTACAAGGTCTTCTCAAATGGCTTTTTATGCTAGAAAATTAAGTCATGATGATATGGATTATATTATTGCTTATATTAAGGGTGAAAATTTTGCACTTGATTTACAAGTACAAGATCTTCTTGAAGAAGAGCCTGCGCAAAAAACAAAACACAATACTTTTTTAAAATAG
- a CDS encoding ABC transporter substrate-binding protein — MKKSLILASILSLSLNAAELKIGLVLPLSGSTAAYGQSTLEGIKIANSMQSTLNNGDKVSFVIIDTKGDKLESLSGASRLVSQDKVIGLIGEMVTANTLQVMRVAEDNKIPLIAPAATGDKLLDKKSYSSRVCFMDSFQGSSLAKYVFSKLQYKSAVIVADQSTDYSLGLTKAFEKEFKSQGGKILKTLRINSGDKDFKAIIAQVKGLNPDFIFLPLYYSEASLFARQARLAGLNTPMGSADGVADQSFINLSADASEGYIFTDSFDYNNPTTQLGKDFIAVYEKMKGTKELPAFSAMGADAYFVMFNAMNACINNLTSECVNDKIHQTKDYEGVSGIISIDENGNAIRSVVIKEIKNQKQHYKDTINP; from the coding sequence ATGAAAAAAAGTTTAATTTTAGCAAGTATTTTGAGTTTAAGTTTGAATGCAGCAGAGCTTAAAATAGGTCTTGTTTTACCTCTTAGTGGGTCTACTGCTGCTTATGGACAAAGTACTTTAGAAGGAATTAAAATTGCAAATTCTATGCAGTCTACTTTAAATAATGGAGATAAGGTTTCTTTTGTTATTATTGATACTAAAGGAGATAAATTAGAATCTTTAAGTGGTGCAAGTCGTTTGGTTTCTCAAGATAAAGTGATAGGGCTTATAGGGGAAATGGTTACTGCTAATACTTTGCAAGTGATGCGTGTAGCAGAAGATAATAAGATTCCTTTAATTGCTCCTGCAGCAACTGGAGATAAATTGCTTGATAAAAAATCATATTCTTCTAGGGTATGTTTTATGGATAGTTTTCAAGGTTCTTCTTTGGCAAAATATGTTTTTTCAAAACTTCAATATAAAAGTGCTGTTATAGTTGCTGATCAAAGTACAGATTATTCTTTAGGTTTAACAAAAGCTTTTGAAAAAGAATTTAAGTCTCAAGGAGGAAAAATTCTTAAAACCCTTAGGATTAATTCAGGAGATAAAGATTTTAAAGCAATTATTGCTCAAGTTAAAGGTTTAAATCCTGATTTTATTTTTTTACCTCTTTATTATAGTGAAGCTTCATTATTTGCTAGACAAGCAAGACTTGCAGGTTTGAATACACCTATGGGTTCTGCAGATGGTGTTGCTGATCAAAGTTTTATTAATTTATCTGCAGATGCAAGTGAGGGTTATATTTTCACAGATAGTTTTGATTATAATAACCCAACCACACAATTAGGAAAAGATTTTATTGCAGTTTATGAAAAAATGAAAGGCACAAAAGAACTTCCAGCATTTTCTGCTATGGGTGCTGATGCTTATTTTGTTATGTTTAATGCTATGAATGCTTGTATTAATAATCTTACAAGTGAATGTGTGAATGATAAAATTCATCAAACTAAAGATTATGAAGGTGTTTCAGGTATAATTAGTATTGATGAAAATGGCAATGCTATTCGTTCAGTTGTCATTAAAGAAATTAAAAATCAAAAACAACATTATAAAGATACTATTAATCCTTAA
- a CDS encoding ABC transporter substrate-binding protein, which yields MKKIVLVLSILSLTNYLFAKDIHIGVVLPLSGTVAAYGQDLFNGIELANKLNPTLSNGDTLKLITIDTKGDKLETASGVNRLIAADKVLGIIGEATTPNTIQAISIAEEKKIPLIAPVASGDKLLDKKKYASRVCFKDSFQGDKFAIYVLKYLGLKNAVIIMDQSNVYSLGLARAFENSFKAYKGTIIKKLIINSGDKDFRAIASQLKSLNPDFVYMPIYHPEAALIARQARQIGFDKLLTAGDGVNNQTFIELGGKAVDGVIFTDSFDYNNPTTQLGKDFIAVYEKMKGTKELPAFSAMGADAYFVMFNAMNACINNLTSECVNDKIHQTKDYEGVSGIISIDENGNAIRSVVIKEIKNQKQHYKTIINP from the coding sequence ATGAAAAAAATTGTTTTAGTATTAAGTATTTTATCTTTAACAAATTATTTATTTGCTAAAGATATTCATATAGGGGTAGTTCTACCTTTAAGTGGAACTGTAGCAGCTTATGGTCAAGATCTTTTTAATGGAATTGAATTAGCAAATAAATTAAATCCAACATTATCAAATGGTGATACACTTAAACTCATCACTATAGATACTAAAGGTGATAAATTAGAAACTGCAAGTGGGGTTAATCGTTTAATAGCAGCAGATAAGGTTTTAGGTATTATTGGAGAAGCAACTACTCCAAATACTATTCAAGCTATTTCTATAGCTGAAGAAAAGAAAATTCCTCTTATTGCCCCAGTGGCTTCAGGAGATAAACTTTTAGATAAGAAAAAATATGCAAGTAGGGTTTGTTTTAAAGATAGTTTTCAAGGAGACAAATTTGCTATTTATGTTCTTAAATATTTAGGTCTTAAAAATGCTGTGATTATTATGGATCAAAGCAATGTTTACTCTTTGGGTTTGGCACGGGCTTTTGAAAATTCTTTTAAAGCTTATAAAGGAACGATTATAAAAAAACTTATTATTAATTCAGGGGATAAAGATTTTAGAGCTATTGCATCACAACTTAAAAGCTTAAATCCTGATTTTGTTTATATGCCTATTTATCATCCTGAAGCAGCTTTGATTGCAAGACAAGCTAGACAAATAGGCTTTGATAAGCTTTTAACAGCTGGAGATGGGGTAAATAATCAAACTTTTATTGAACTTGGTGGAAAGGCTGTTGATGGAGTTATTTTCACAGATAGTTTTGATTATAATAACCCAACCACACAATTAGGAAAAGATTTTATTGCAGTTTATGAAAAAATGAAAGGCACAAAAGAACTTCCAGCATTTTCTGCTATGGGTGCTGATGCTTATTTTGTTATGTTTAATGCTATGAATGCTTGTATTAATAATCTTACAAGTGAATGTGTGAATGATAAAATTCATCAAACTAAAGATTATGAAGGTGTTTCAGGTATAATTAGTATTGATGAAAATGGCAATGCTATTCGTTCAGTTGTCATTAAAGAAATTAAAAATCAAAAACAACATTATAAAACAATTATAAATCCATAA
- a CDS encoding aspartate-semialdehyde dehydrogenase yields MPKKQKIAIVGATGAVGEELLNVLDELNFPVESILPLASIKSAGNDIEFKGKIYKIKELTENIFEKNPVDIAFFSAGGDISEKYAKFAVKSGALVIDNTSHFRMEKDIPLVVPECNANDIKEWKKRGIIANPNCSTIQMVQVLKPLDDRFGLKRVDVSTYQAASGAGKKGMQELVDAMQSFFAFKLDEFKAQAFPHTLALNLIPQIDVFMGNNYTKEELKMINETQKILHKNLQISATCVRVPVLRSHSEAITMHFEKELDVKKVREILEQAPNIVIIDEPKNKKYPMPLITSDTNETYVGRIRVDIYDKKILHLWCVADQIRVGAATNAVRIAQKWLEIENK; encoded by the coding sequence ATGCCAAAAAAACAAAAAATAGCGATTGTAGGTGCTACAGGCGCTGTTGGTGAAGAACTTTTAAATGTTTTAGATGAATTAAATTTTCCTGTAGAAAGTATTTTACCTTTAGCAAGTATAAAAAGTGCAGGTAATGATATTGAGTTTAAAGGAAAAATTTATAAAATAAAAGAACTTACAGAAAATATTTTTGAAAAAAACCCTGTTGATATTGCATTTTTTAGTGCTGGAGGTGATATAAGTGAAAAATATGCTAAATTTGCTGTAAAGTCAGGGGCTTTAGTGATTGATAATACAAGTCATTTTAGAATGGAAAAGGATATACCTTTAGTTGTCCCTGAGTGTAATGCTAATGATATTAAAGAATGGAAAAAAAGAGGGATTATTGCCAATCCAAATTGTTCTACTATACAAATGGTACAAGTTTTAAAACCCTTAGACGATAGATTTGGTTTAAAACGTGTTGATGTTAGCACTTATCAAGCAGCAAGTGGTGCAGGAAAAAAGGGTATGCAAGAATTAGTTGATGCTATGCAGAGTTTTTTTGCTTTTAAACTTGATGAATTTAAAGCTCAAGCTTTCCCTCATACTTTAGCTCTTAATCTTATTCCACAAATTGATGTTTTTATGGGAAATAACTATACTAAAGAAGAATTAAAGATGATTAATGAAACTCAAAAAATTTTACATAAAAATTTACAAATTTCAGCTACTTGTGTTAGAGTACCTGTTTTAAGAAGTCATAGTGAAGCTATAACTATGCATTTTGAAAAAGAACTTGATGTAAAAAAAGTGCGTGAAATTTTAGAACAAGCTCCAAATATAGTTATTATAGATGAGCCTAAAAATAAAAAATATCCCATGCCTTTAATAACAAGTGATACAAATGAAACTTATGTGGGAAGAATACGTGTTGATATATATGATAAAAAAATACTGCATCTTTGGTGTGTGGCTGATCAAATTCGCGTGGGTGCGGCAACTAATGCTGTACGTATTGCTCAAAAATGGTTAGAAATAGAAAATAAGTAG
- a CDS encoding branched-chain amino acid ABC transporter permease, producing MLKIKTSHLFFLIISFIFIFISPYIFGDYGLNILNQITIFIILAVSYNLINGVTGQFSLEPNGFVAIGAYVAALILLSSDAKNDQFFLDGPSAFILAIHSNSFLLALFAAGFCATLLALILSFAVFRVRGDYLAIVTLGFGIIIKIIAINFPSITNGSRGLVDIPQFSTIYWTGGIAVVAVILILNIVYSKYGRAMKAIRDDEDAANAMGINTFWIKTLAFGTSAFLEGLGGGLLACLLTTVSPMQFDFLLTFELLIIIVLGGLGSTTGAIIGSVLVIGGSEWLRFLDELNIKINFLNLHIESTPGFRMVVFSLILILVMLFARKGIMGYYELSDLLKKIGKCFNEKRGKK from the coding sequence ATGCTTAAAATTAAAACTTCGCATTTATTTTTTTTAATTATTTCATTTATTTTTATTTTTATTTCTCCATATATTTTTGGAGATTATGGCTTAAACATTCTTAATCAAATTACTATTTTTATTATTTTAGCTGTTAGCTATAATCTTATTAATGGAGTAACAGGACAATTTTCATTAGAACCTAATGGTTTTGTAGCTATTGGTGCTTATGTGGCAGCTTTGATTCTTTTAAGCAGCGATGCAAAAAATGATCAGTTTTTTTTAGATGGACCTAGTGCTTTTATTTTGGCTATACATTCAAATTCTTTTTTATTAGCTTTATTTGCAGCTGGATTTTGTGCAACTTTACTCGCTCTTATTTTATCATTTGCTGTATTTCGCGTAAGGGGTGATTATTTAGCTATTGTAACTTTAGGTTTTGGAATTATTATAAAAATCATAGCCATTAATTTCCCTTCTATTACTAATGGTTCAAGGGGGCTTGTGGATATCCCGCAATTTTCTACTATTTATTGGACAGGTGGTATTGCTGTTGTGGCTGTTATTTTAATCTTAAATATAGTTTATTCTAAATATGGTCGTGCTATGAAAGCTATAAGAGATGATGAAGATGCTGCAAATGCAATGGGTATTAATACTTTTTGGATTAAAACTTTAGCTTTTGGTACTTCAGCATTTTTAGAAGGTCTTGGCGGAGGGCTTTTAGCTTGTCTTTTAACAACAGTATCTCCAATGCAATTTGATTTTTTACTTACTTTTGAACTTTTAATTATTATTGTTTTAGGTGGATTAGGATCAACTACAGGTGCTATTATAGGTTCGGTTTTGGTAATAGGTGGAAGTGAATGGCTGAGATTTTTGGATGAACTAAATATAAAAATAAATTTTTTAAATCTTCATATTGAATCAACTCCAGGTTTTAGAATGGTTGTTTTTTCTTTGATATTAATTTTAGTGATGCTTTTTGCAAGAAAAGGAATTATGGGATATTATGAATTAAGTGATTTATTAAAAAAGATTGGAAAATGTTTTAATGAAAAAAGGGGTAAGAAGTGA